The Neurospora crassa OR74A linkage group IV, whole genome shotgun sequence genome has a segment encoding these proteins:
- the cot-3 gene encoding translation elongation factor aEF-2 codes for MVNFTIDEIRALMDKPTNVRNMSVIAHVDHGKSTLTDSLLAKAGIISSGKAGEARATDTRADEQERGITIKSTAISLYGTLPDEEDIKDIVGQKTDGKDFLINLIDSPGHVDFSSEVTAALRVTDGALVVVDTVEGVCVQTETVLRQALGERIKPVVVINKVDRALLELQVSKEDLYQSFSRTIESVNVIISTYFDKSLGDVQVYPDRGTVAFGSGLHGWAFTIRQFATRYAKKFGVDRNKMMERLWGDNYFNPKTKKWTKNGTYEGKELERAFNQFILDPIFKIFSAVMNFKKDEVAALLEKLNLKLATDDREKEGKQLLKAVMKAFLPAADCLLEMMILHLPSPVTAQAYRAETLYEGPQDDEAAMAIKTCDPKGPLMLYVSKMVPTSDKGRFYAFGRVFAGTVRSGLKVRIQGPNYTPGKKEDLFIKAIQRTVLMMGGKVEPIDDMPAGNIVGLVGIDQFLLKSGTLTTSETAHNMKVMKFSVSPVVQRSVQVKNAQDLPKLVEGLKRLSKSDPCVLTFSNESGEHVVAGAGELHLEICLNDLENDHAGVPLTISDPVVQYRETVAGKSSMTALSKSPNKHNRLYMVAEPLEEDLCLAIEAGKITPRDDFKARARILADDFGWDVTDARKIWAFGPDTNGANLLVDQTKAVQYLNEIKDSVVSGFQWATREGPIGEEPMRSIRFNILDVTLHADAIHRGGGQIIPTARRVLYAATLLAEPSLLEPVFLVEIQVPEQAMGGVYGVLTRRRGHVFGEEQRPGTPLFTIKAYLPVMESFGFNGDLRAATSGQAFPQSVFDHWERLPGGSPLDSTSKVGQIVQEMRKRKGLKVEVPGYENYYDKL; via the exons ATGGTCAA CTTCACGATTGACGAGATCCGTGCCTTGATGGACAAGCCCACTAACGTGCGCAATATGTCCGTCATTGCGCACGTTGATCACGGCAAGTCCACTTTGACCGACTCTCTCCTCGCCAAGGCCGGTATCATTTCCTCCGGCAAGGCTGGTGAGGCTCGCGCCACGGATACTCGTGCCGACGAGCAGGAGCGTGGTATCACCATCAAGTCCACTGCCATCTCCCTCTACGGCACCCTCCccgatgaggaggacatCAAGGACATCGTTGGCCAGAAGACTGACG GCAAGGATTTCTTGATCAACTTGATCGACTCGCCCGGTCACGTTGATTTCTCTTCCGAAGTCACTGCTGCCCTCCGTGTCACCGATGGTGCTCTCGTTGTCGTCGACACCGTCGAGGGTGTCTGCGTCCAGACCGAGACCGTCCTTCGTCAGGCTCTCGGTGAGCGCATCAAGCCCGTTGTTGTCATCAACAAGGTCGATCGTGCTCTTCTCGAGCTCCAGGTCTCCAAGGAGGACCTTTACCAGTCCTTCTCTCGTACCATCGAGTCCGTTAACGTCATCATCTCTACCTACTTCGACAAGTCCCTTGGTGACGTCCAGGTCTACCCCGACCGCGGTACCGTTGCCTTCGGTTCCGGTCTCCACGGCTGGGCCTTCACCATCCGCCAGTTCGCCACCCGCTACGCCAAGAAGTTCGGTGTCGACCGCAACAAGATGATGGAGCGTCTCTGGGGCGACAACTACTTCAAccccaagaccaagaagtGGACCAAGAACGGCACCTATGAGGGCAAGGAGCTCGAGCGTGCCTTCAACCAGTTCATTCTCGACCCCATCTTCAAGATCTTCTCCGCTGTCATGAACTTCAAGAAGGACGAGGTTGCCGCTCTCCTCGAGAAGCTCAACCTTAAGCTCGCTACTGACGAcagagagaaggagggcaagCAGCTTCTCAAGGCCGTCATGAAGGCCTTCCTTCCCGCTGCTGACTGCTTGTTGGAGATGATGATCCTCCACCTTCCTTCCCCCGTCACCGCCCAGGCTTACCGTGCCGAGACTCTCTACGAGGGTCCCCAGGACGACGAGGCCGCCATGGCCATCAAGACCTGCGACCCCAAGGGTCCTCTCATGCTCTACGTCTCCAAGATGGTTCCCACTTCCGATAAGGGTCGTTTCTACGCCTTCGGTCGTGTCTTCGCCGGTACCGTCCGCTCCGGTCTCAAGGTCCGTATCCAGGGCCCCAACTACACCCCcggcaagaaggaggatctCTTCATCAAGGCCATTCAGCGTACCGTCCTCATGATGGGTGGCAAGGTCGAGCCCATCGACGACATGCCCGCTGGTAACATTGTTGGTCTCGTCGGTATCGACCAGTTCCTTCTCAAGTCTGGTACCCTTACCACCTCCGAGACTGCCCACAACATGAAGGTCATGAAGTTCTCCGTCTCTCCCGTCGTCCAGCGTTCCGTCCAGGTCAAGAACGCCCAGGATCTCCCCAAGCTTGTCGAGGGTCTCAAGCGTCTCTCCAAGTCCGACCCTTGCGTCCTTACCTTCTCCAACGAGTCTGGTGAGCACGtcgttgctggtgctggtgagcTCCATCTTGAGATTTGCTTGAACGATCTTGAGAACGACCACGCCGGTGTCCCTCTTACCATCTCCGACCCCGTCGTCCAGTACCGTGAGACCGTCGCTGGCAAGTCCTCCATGACTGCCCTCTCCAAGTCTCCCAACAAGCACAACCGTCTCTACATGGTTGCCGAGCCCCTTGAGGAGGACCTCTGCCTTGCCATCGAGGCCGGCAAGATCACCCCCCGTGACGATTTCAAGGCCCGTGCCCGTATCCTCGCTGATGACTTCGGCTGGGACGTCACTGATGCTCGTAAGATCTGGGCTTTCGGCCCCGACACCAACGGTGCCAACTTGCTCGTCGACCAGACCAAGGCCGTTCAGTACCTCAACGAAATCAAGGATTCCGTTGTCTCCGGTTTCCAGTGGGCCACCCGTGAGGGTCCCATTGGTGAGGAGCCCATGCGCTCCATCCGCTTCAACATCCTTGATGTTACCCTCCACGCTGATGCTATTCACCGTGGTGGCGGTCAGATCATCCCTACTGCTCGTCGCGTTCTTTACGCTGCTACCCTTCTTGCCGAGCCCTCGCTCCTCGAGCCCGTGTTCTTGGTCGAGATCCAGGTTCCCGAGCAGGCCATGGGTGGTGTCTACGGTGTCCTCACCCGCCGTCGTGGTCACGTCTTCGGCGAGGAGCAGCGCCCCGGCACTcccctcttcaccatcaaGGCCTATCTCCCCGTCATGGAGTCTTTCGGCTTCAACGGCGATCTTCGTGCCGCCACCTCCGGCCAGGCTTTCCCCCAGTCCGTCTTCGATCACTGGGAGCGTCTCCCCGGTGGCTCTCCTCTCGACTCCACCTCCAAGGTTGGTCAGATCGTCCAGGAGATGCGCAAGCGCAAGGGTCTCAAGGTCGAGGTTCCCGGCTACGAGAAC TACTACGACAAGCTCTAA